From Chryseobacterium sp. IHB B 17019, one genomic window encodes:
- a CDS encoding phosphoribosylanthranilate isomerase: MKLKICGLTRLNQIHELISMNTDFLGFIFYEKSPRYVLNHLNLNEISKIIHNGKTGVFVNESVNEIYKITEKANLNFIQLHGDNDENFISALRKKINPDIGVIKVIRISDGNIDLKNLIKKINNYLKLNINYLLFDTDSKAFGGTGKQFDWNILNEIEIPLPYFLSGGISEENIKHITILKQKPFAIDINSKFEIEAGVKDLNRIRKFKEIYKT; this comes from the coding sequence ATGAAACTCAAAATCTGCGGTCTTACAAGATTGAATCAGATTCATGAATTGATTTCGATGAATACAGATTTTCTGGGATTTATTTTTTATGAAAAATCTCCCCGATATGTTTTGAATCACTTGAATTTAAATGAGATTTCAAAAATTATCCATAACGGAAAAACCGGAGTTTTCGTCAATGAAAGTGTAAATGAAATCTATAAAATAACAGAAAAAGCAAATCTGAATTTTATTCAGCTTCATGGTGATAATGATGAAAATTTTATTTCTGCGTTAAGAAAAAAAATAAATCCTGATATTGGGGTTATTAAAGTTATAAGAATCTCAGACGGAAATATTGACTTAAAAAATTTAATTAAAAAGATAAACAATTACCTAAAATTAAATATTAATTATCTTCTTTTTGATACTGATAGCAAAGCTTTTGGCGGAACAGGAAAACAGTTTGACTGGAATATTTTAAATGAAATTGAGATTCCTTTACCCTATTTTTTGAGTGGTGGAATTTCAGAAGAAAATATTAAACATATTACTATTTTAAAGCAAAAACCATTTGCAATTGACATCAATTCTAAATTTGAGATAGAAGCGGGCGTGAAAGATTTAAATAGAATTAGAAAATTTAAAGAAATTTATAAAACATAG
- the trpC gene encoding indole-3-glycerol phosphate synthase TrpC, which produces MTVLDKIIQRKKEEVAYSKAKISIELLKDSDFFERENFSLKKSINNKSGIIAEFKRQSPSKGIINDKASPLEVASAYESFGASGISILTDKDFFGGSNKDILNVRNHVNIPILRKDFIIDEYQIYEAKSIGADVILLIASCLTSKQVQDFTELSHELGLEVLLEIHTEEELQHFNSKVDLVGINNRNLKDFSVDLQYSVQLKNQLPKNVVSIAESGIYSIEDFNYLKEKGFDGFLMGEHFMKNKNPAKAFEEFISNI; this is translated from the coding sequence ATGACTGTTTTAGATAAAATTATACAAAGGAAAAAAGAAGAAGTTGCCTATTCAAAAGCAAAAATTTCTATTGAGCTATTAAAAGATTCTGATTTTTTTGAAAGAGAAAATTTTTCATTAAAAAAAAGCATCAACAATAAAAGCGGAATTATTGCTGAATTTAAAAGACAGTCGCCTTCAAAAGGAATAATTAATGACAAAGCTTCCCCTTTAGAAGTCGCGTCAGCTTATGAATCTTTTGGAGCAAGCGGAATTTCAATTCTTACTGATAAAGATTTCTTCGGGGGTAGCAATAAAGATATTTTAAATGTAAGAAATCACGTAAATATTCCGATTTTACGAAAAGATTTCATCATTGATGAATATCAGATTTATGAAGCAAAAAGTATCGGGGCAGATGTTATTTTATTGATTGCGTCGTGCCTTACATCGAAACAGGTTCAGGATTTTACGGAACTTTCTCATGAATTGGGGCTTGAGGTTTTACTTGAAATTCATACAGAAGAAGAACTTCAACATTTTAATTCAAAAGTTGATCTTGTAGGAATTAATAACAGAAATTTAAAAGATTTCAGTGTTGATTTACAATATTCCGTTCAATTGAAAAACCAACTTCCAAAAAACGTTGTATCCATTGCAGAAAGCGGGATTTACAGCATTGAAGACTTTAATTATTTAAAAGAAAAAGGTTTCGACGGTTTCCTGATGGGTGAACATTTCATGAAAAATAAAAACCCTGCGAAAGCTTTTGAAGAATTTATTTCAAATATATGA
- the trpD gene encoding anthranilate phosphoribosyltransferase: MKEILQYLFNHHTLSKSEAKAIMIEITQNKFNAAEVTAFISVFLMRNITLKELEGFREALLQMAVPVTLDASDAIDIVGTGGDGKNTINISTLTSFVVAGAGQKVTKHGNYGASTTTGSSNIFEELGYQFKNSSEKLNEDLERANICFLHAPYFHPAIQSVGILRKSLGLRTFFNLLGPLVNPVKPQYSMIGVYSLEIARIYQYLLQKDEKDFLLVHSMDGYDEISLTHDTKIITKNGEEIYSTEDLGFDSVKPESLNSGSTTKEATKIFSNILQGKGTKQQNSVVLANAAVALHHTKKFGSYDNCLQMAHESLLGGKALRCLELLLE, from the coding sequence ATGAAAGAGATTTTACAATATTTATTTAATCATCATACCTTGTCTAAATCTGAGGCAAAGGCTATCATGATTGAAATTACTCAGAATAAATTCAATGCAGCCGAAGTTACCGCTTTTATCAGCGTTTTCCTGATGCGGAATATTACATTGAAAGAACTTGAAGGTTTCCGTGAAGCGCTGTTACAAATGGCTGTTCCGGTAACTTTGGATGCAAGTGACGCGATTGACATTGTGGGAACCGGTGGTGACGGGAAAAATACCATTAATATTTCTACCCTGACGTCTTTTGTAGTGGCCGGAGCCGGGCAAAAAGTCACTAAACATGGGAACTACGGAGCTTCAACCACTACAGGATCTTCAAATATTTTCGAGGAATTGGGCTATCAATTTAAAAACAGCTCGGAAAAACTGAATGAAGATCTTGAAAGAGCCAATATTTGCTTTCTCCATGCACCTTATTTCCACCCTGCCATTCAGTCGGTCGGAATACTGAGAAAATCTTTGGGTCTCAGAACATTTTTCAATTTGCTCGGGCCTCTTGTAAATCCGGTCAAACCACAATATTCAATGATTGGAGTTTACAGTCTGGAAATTGCCAGAATCTATCAGTATTTATTACAAAAAGATGAAAAAGATTTTCTTTTGGTGCATTCCATGGACGGTTATGATGAAATCAGCCTGACTCACGACACCAAAATCATCACCAAAAATGGCGAAGAAATTTATTCTACGGAAGATTTAGGATTTGATTCTGTGAAGCCGGAAAGTTTAAATTCGGGTTCTACGACCAAAGAAGCGACAAAAATTTTCAGCAACATTCTACAAGGAAAAGGGACAAAACAACAAAATTCCGTAGTCTTGGCAAATGCTGCCGTTGCCCTTCATCACACCAAAAAATTCGGGAGCTATGATAACTGCCTTCAGATGGCTCATGAAAGTTTACTGGGAGGAAAAGCATTGAGATGTCTCGAATTGCTTTTGGAATAA
- a CDS encoding anthranilate synthase component II has protein sequence MNSNIKQTTDNNQPKTKVLVFDNYDSFTYNLVQIIERVLNQRVDVVRNDEITLEEVGKYDKIILSPGPGIPEEAGILLDLIKKYAPTKSILGVCLGQQAIAEAFGGSLINLSEIFHGVATSADLVKNDTKLFKNLSSGLEVGRYHSWAVSLENFPDELEITAVDKDGMIMALQHKKYDVHGVQFHPESILTPEGEVIIRNFLNN, from the coding sequence ATGAACAGCAATATAAAACAAACAACAGATAACAATCAGCCGAAAACTAAAGTTTTAGTTTTTGATAATTACGACAGTTTCACCTACAATCTTGTCCAGATTATTGAACGGGTTTTGAACCAAAGAGTTGATGTAGTAAGAAATGACGAAATCACCTTAGAAGAAGTCGGAAAATACGATAAGATCATTCTTTCTCCAGGCCCGGGAATTCCCGAAGAAGCAGGAATTTTGTTGGATTTAATTAAAAAATATGCTCCTACAAAAAGCATTCTGGGGGTATGTCTTGGTCAGCAGGCAATTGCGGAAGCTTTTGGCGGAAGTCTTATTAACCTTTCAGAGATTTTTCACGGTGTTGCGACATCTGCGGATTTGGTGAAAAATGATACTAAGCTTTTTAAAAACCTTTCGAGCGGACTGGAAGTGGGCCGATATCACAGTTGGGCAGTTAGTCTTGAAAATTTTCCAGACGAACTGGAAATCACAGCGGTTGACAAAGATGGAATGATCATGGCTTTGCAACATAAAAAGTATGATGTTCACGGTGTTCAGTTTCATCCGGAAAGTATCCTGACTCCTGAAGGTGAAGTGATTATAAGAAACTTTTTAAATAATTAA
- a CDS encoding anthranilate synthase component I family protein, giving the protein MFNKKIKIKTVSKKTLGDLQTPMNIYLRIRDKFRDTILLESSDSQNIDNNFSFIAINAVAGIEIKNLNEFEIKLPKQEPIKQFIIEHKIADIFEHFSNIFECEKTEDEVEKTAQSLFGYTSFEAVQFFENVTFKAQSPEVKIPLLRYRLYQYVIAINHYNDEMHLIENQIEGVKSDLYLLESLIKNQNSVIYPFEKNGRETSNITNEEYIELVKTAQKHCMRGDVFQLVLSRRFEQKFKGDEFNVYRTLRNINPSPYLFFFDYGNYKLFGSSPESQLIIKNNKAIIHPIAGTFKRTGHFEIDLQSIEALKNDPKENAEHTMLVDLARNDLGKIGKNITVTKLKEIQLFSHVIHMVSEVTADLPEKNNPFELIAATFPQGTLSGAPKHKALQLINAYEKDSRGYYGGCIGMIGLNGDCNQAIMIRTFLSKNNTLYYQAGAGLVAKSNPESELQEVNNKLNALKKAVEKAHKLDDK; this is encoded by the coding sequence ATGTTCAATAAAAAAATAAAAATAAAAACCGTATCCAAAAAAACATTGGGAGACCTGCAAACTCCGATGAATATTTACCTGCGGATCCGGGATAAATTCCGGGATACTATTCTTCTGGAAAGCTCGGATTCTCAGAATATTGACAATAATTTTTCATTTATTGCCATCAATGCTGTTGCCGGAATTGAAATCAAAAACTTGAATGAATTTGAAATAAAACTTCCAAAACAAGAGCCTATAAAACAGTTCATTATCGAACATAAAATTGCAGATATTTTTGAACATTTTTCCAATATTTTTGAGTGTGAAAAAACGGAAGATGAAGTAGAAAAAACAGCACAAAGTTTATTTGGCTATACAAGTTTTGAGGCTGTACAGTTTTTTGAAAATGTTACATTTAAAGCCCAAAGCCCGGAAGTGAAAATCCCACTTCTTCGTTACAGATTATATCAGTATGTCATCGCTATCAACCATTACAACGATGAAATGCACCTTATTGAAAACCAGATCGAAGGTGTGAAATCCGACCTTTATTTATTGGAAAGTTTAATTAAAAATCAAAATTCCGTCATTTATCCATTTGAAAAAAACGGTAGAGAAACGTCCAATATTACTAACGAAGAATATATCGAATTGGTAAAAACCGCCCAGAAACACTGCATGAGAGGTGATGTTTTCCAACTGGTTTTAAGCAGAAGGTTTGAGCAAAAGTTTAAAGGTGATGAATTCAATGTTTATCGTACCCTGAGAAATATCAACCCTTCCCCCTACCTGTTTTTCTTTGACTACGGAAATTATAAATTATTCGGATCAAGTCCTGAAAGTCAGCTGATTATCAAAAACAATAAGGCAATTATCCATCCGATAGCCGGAACTTTCAAAAGAACGGGACATTTTGAGATTGATTTACAATCCATTGAAGCCTTAAAAAACGACCCGAAAGAGAATGCAGAACATACGATGCTGGTTGATTTAGCAAGAAATGATCTGGGAAAAATAGGCAAAAATATAACCGTGACGAAATTAAAGGAAATTCAGCTTTTTTCACACGTCATCCACATGGTAAGTGAAGTTACCGCCGATTTACCTGAAAAAAATAACCCTTTTGAACTGATAGCCGCAACTTTTCCACAGGGAACTTTGAGCGGAGCTCCCAAACATAAAGCCCTGCAGCTAATCAATGCATATGAAAAAGATTCACGTGGCTATTATGGCGGCTGCATCGGAATGATCGGCTTAAACGGAGACTGCAATCAGGCCATTATGATACGGACTTTTTTAAGCAAAAACAATACACTTTATTACCAGGCCGGTGCAGGATTAGTTGCAAAATCCAATCCCGAAAGTGAGCTGCAGGAAGTGAATAATAAATTAAATGCTCTGAAAAAAGCTGTCGAAAAAGCCCATAAGCTCGATGACAAATGA
- a CDS encoding c-type cytochrome, which produces MKKLFLTGCVSLLIFSCSKKENTPVDATSSETTNISEAKSNLSGDQIIETLDCSGCHAVNERMIGPSYQEIADKYSEKDMELLASKIIEGGSGVWGSVPMAPHPQVSKEDAKKMVEYILSQKK; this is translated from the coding sequence ATGAAAAAATTGTTTTTGACAGGATGTGTAAGCTTACTTATTTTTTCCTGTTCCAAAAAAGAAAATACGCCGGTTGACGCCACGTCTTCTGAAACTACAAATATTTCGGAGGCAAAAAGCAACCTTTCAGGAGATCAGATCATTGAAACCCTGGATTGCTCTGGTTGTCACGCGGTAAATGAGAGAATGATAGGACCTTCTTACCAGGAAATTGCCGACAAATATTCTGAAAAGGATATGGAATTGCTGGCTTCCAAAATTATAGAAGGCGGAAGTGGAGTTTGGGGAAGTGTTCCGATGGCGCCCCATCCTCAGGTATCTAAAGAAGATGCTAAAAAAATGGTGGAATATATTTTAAGCCAGAAAAAATAA
- the rlmF gene encoding 23S rRNA (adenine(1618)-N(6))-methyltransferase RlmF: MSTEKSGLHTRNLHRNPYDFDSLISCVPELRQYVFTNSYQTVTINFSISKAVKLLNKALLLHFYNVKDWDIPDANLCPPIPGRADYVHYIADLIAEQQPEIPTGTSVRGLDIGTGANLVYPLIAHKSYGWKMLGTDINQDSLENAQHILNHNPDLSSFIQLKKQPNPDYIFKNNIDPKDRFTFSMCNPPFHDSEESAVKGNLRKTKNLNKSKVQKPLLNFGGQQSELWCEGGELAFITKMINESVLYSSQILWFTCLVSKKDNLFKLTTLLKKLKAVEVKTIDMAQGQKISRILAWTFIPQQNRKDWFL, from the coding sequence ATGTCTACTGAAAAATCTGGTCTGCACACAAGAAATCTTCATCGTAATCCTTATGATTTTGATAGTCTTATTTCTTGTGTGCCAGAACTGAGACAGTATGTTTTTACCAATTCTTATCAAACCGTTACCATCAATTTCAGTATTTCTAAAGCTGTAAAATTACTTAATAAAGCATTATTATTACATTTTTACAATGTTAAGGATTGGGATATTCCTGATGCAAATCTTTGTCCTCCAATTCCCGGAAGAGCCGATTATGTGCATTATATTGCGGATTTGATAGCTGAACAACAGCCCGAAATTCCTACAGGAACTTCCGTAAGAGGTTTAGATATCGGAACTGGAGCCAATCTTGTCTATCCTTTAATAGCTCACAAATCCTATGGCTGGAAAATGTTGGGAACGGACATTAATCAGGACTCTCTCGAAAATGCCCAACATATTTTAAATCATAATCCTGATTTATCATCTTTTATACAATTAAAGAAACAGCCAAATCCGGATTATATCTTTAAAAATAATATTGATCCGAAAGACAGGTTTACGTTTTCAATGTGTAATCCTCCTTTTCATGATTCTGAAGAATCTGCTGTGAAAGGAAATCTTAGAAAAACAAAAAATCTTAACAAGTCAAAGGTTCAAAAACCGCTGCTCAACTTTGGTGGACAACAATCTGAATTGTGGTGTGAAGGCGGCGAATTGGCTTTTATTACTAAAATGATTAATGAAAGTGTTTTGTATTCATCACAAATTCTCTGGTTTACTTGTTTAGTTTCAAAAAAAGATAATTTGTTTAAACTGACTACACTTTTAAAGAAACTCAAAGCAGTAGAAGTTAAAACCATTGACATGGCTCAAGGTCAGAAAATAAGTAGAATATTAGCCTGGACTTTTATTCCTCAACAAAATCGTAAAGATTGGTTCTTATAA
- the lysS gene encoding lysine--tRNA ligase, whose protein sequence is MQLSEQEIIRREKLNKLVEMGINAFPADEYEITDTTESIKQDFADNKRVKIAGRLMSRRIQGKASFAELQDSKGKIQVYFNRDEICTGEDKTLYNEVYKHLLDIGDIIGVEGELFTTQVGEQTVLVKNFTLLTKSLRPIPQAKTDENGVVHDAFNDPELRYRQRYVDLIVNPNVKEIFVKRTKLFNAMRTFFNDAGYFEVETPILQSIPGGAAAKPFITHHNALDIPLYLRIANELYLKRLIVGGFDGVYEFSKNFRNEGMDRTHNPEFTAMEIYVAYKDYNWMMDFTEKLLEFCAIQVNGTTKATFGDLEIDFKAPYPRVSMTDAILKFTGFDITGKTEQELYDFAKSIGIEVNETMGKGKLIDEIFGEKCEGNFIQPTFITDYPVEMSPLTKKHRSKEGLTERFELMVCGKEIANAYSELNDPIDQRERFEDQMKLSEKGDDEAMFIDQDFLRALEYGMPPTSGLGIGMDRLIMFLTNNASIQEVLFFPQMRPEKTVPQIELGEDEKVILEILNSQEEPFSLAEVKERSQLSGKKWDKASKTLTKNNLVKVEKIDENVLMKLA, encoded by the coding sequence ATGCAATTATCAGAACAAGAAATCATTAGACGAGAAAAGCTTAATAAGCTTGTTGAAATGGGAATCAATGCATTCCCTGCAGATGAATACGAAATTACAGATACTACAGAATCTATAAAACAGGATTTCGCTGATAATAAACGCGTTAAGATTGCAGGAAGATTAATGTCAAGAAGAATCCAGGGTAAGGCTTCTTTTGCAGAATTGCAGGATTCTAAAGGTAAAATTCAGGTATATTTTAACAGAGATGAAATCTGTACCGGTGAAGACAAAACTTTATATAACGAAGTTTACAAGCACCTTTTAGATATAGGAGATATTATCGGAGTTGAAGGAGAATTGTTTACCACACAAGTTGGTGAACAAACAGTTTTAGTGAAAAATTTTACACTTTTAACTAAATCTTTAAGACCGATTCCTCAGGCAAAAACCGATGAAAACGGAGTGGTGCATGATGCATTCAACGATCCGGAACTAAGATACAGACAACGTTATGTTGACTTAATTGTAAATCCGAATGTGAAAGAAATTTTCGTGAAAAGAACAAAATTGTTCAACGCCATGAGAACTTTCTTCAATGATGCAGGATATTTTGAAGTTGAAACCCCGATTTTACAGTCAATTCCTGGTGGAGCTGCGGCAAAACCGTTTATTACGCACCACAATGCTTTAGACATTCCTTTATATTTAAGAATTGCTAACGAATTATATCTGAAAAGATTGATCGTTGGTGGTTTTGATGGCGTTTATGAATTCTCAAAAAACTTCAGAAATGAAGGGATGGACAGAACGCACAACCCTGAATTCACGGCCATGGAAATCTATGTAGCTTACAAAGATTACAACTGGATGATGGATTTTACGGAGAAATTATTAGAATTCTGTGCGATTCAGGTAAACGGAACGACAAAAGCTACTTTTGGAGATCTTGAAATTGATTTCAAAGCACCTTATCCAAGGGTTTCAATGACGGATGCCATTTTGAAATTTACAGGTTTCGATATTACAGGAAAAACCGAACAGGAATTGTATGATTTTGCAAAATCTATCGGAATTGAGGTAAATGAAACGATGGGTAAAGGAAAATTAATCGATGAAATTTTTGGTGAGAAATGTGAAGGAAACTTCATTCAACCGACTTTCATTACAGATTATCCGGTGGAAATGTCACCTTTAACGAAAAAACATAGAAGCAAGGAAGGTCTTACAGAGCGTTTTGAATTAATGGTTTGCGGTAAAGAAATCGCAAATGCTTATTCCGAGCTTAATGATCCGATTGATCAGAGAGAGCGTTTCGAAGATCAGATGAAGCTTTCTGAAAAAGGAGACGATGAAGCCATGTTTATCGATCAGGATTTCCTGAGAGCGTTGGAATACGGAATGCCGCCAACTTCAGGATTAGGAATAGGGATGGACAGATTAATTATGTTCTTAACAAATAATGCGTCAATTCAGGAAGTATTATTCTTCCCTCAGATGAGACCGGAAAAAACGGTTCCTCAGATTGAATTGGGTGAAGATGAAAAAGTAATCCTTGAAATTCTTAACTCTCAGGAAGAGCCTTTTTCTTTGGCTGAAGTAAAAGAAAGAAGTCAACTATCCGGTAAAAAATGGGATAAAGCTTCAAAAACTTTAACTAAAAATAACTTGGTGAAGGTTGAGAAAATTGATGAGAATGTTTTGATGAAATTAGCTTAA
- a CDS encoding cytochrome d ubiquinol oxidase subunit II: MIYVVIGFLWLSICLYVILGGADFGAGIVELFTKKKNRPKTKVIMYESIAPVWEANHMWLIIAIVILFVGFPEVYTTLSTYLHIPLVLMLIGIIARGTAFTFRHYDAVKDDWQKVYTQIFYFSSLLTPFFLGLIAAATISRSINPNADNFLDLYIFSWLNWFGIAVGLFTIAICAYLASIFALRETIDRLELGLMIKKSKQTMIFVVITGGLVFFTAYLSDIPLLMWVFSKPLGIMATLFATICLVLILRAMNNQKLLPVRALAGFQVVMILVAATYQHNPNIILFGNGEHLSLLEHVAAPKTISALGWALMLGSVFILPFLFYLMISFSKQRKSN, from the coding sequence ATGATTTATGTAGTTATAGGTTTTCTCTGGCTTTCGATTTGTCTTTATGTGATTTTGGGTGGAGCAGATTTTGGGGCCGGAATTGTGGAGTTATTCACTAAGAAAAAGAACCGTCCTAAAACAAAAGTCATCATGTATGAATCCATCGCGCCGGTTTGGGAAGCGAATCATATGTGGTTGATTATCGCCATTGTAATTCTTTTTGTTGGTTTTCCGGAAGTCTACACTACCCTTTCGACATATTTGCATATTCCGTTGGTTTTAATGCTTATAGGAATTATTGCAAGAGGTACCGCGTTTACTTTCAGACATTATGATGCAGTGAAAGACGACTGGCAGAAAGTGTATACCCAAATATTTTATTTTTCGAGCTTGCTGACTCCGTTTTTCTTAGGATTAATTGCCGCAGCAACCATTTCACGCTCCATTAACCCTAATGCTGATAATTTTCTGGATCTGTATATTTTCAGTTGGCTGAATTGGTTTGGAATTGCCGTAGGATTATTCACTATTGCAATTTGCGCTTATCTGGCTTCGATTTTTGCTTTAAGAGAAACAATTGACCGGCTAGAATTAGGCTTAATGATTAAAAAATCAAAACAAACCATGATCTTCGTTGTCATTACCGGAGGTTTGGTTTTCTTTACGGCTTATCTTTCCGATATTCCTTTGCTGATGTGGGTTTTCTCAAAGCCTTTAGGCATTATGGCAACTCTTTTTGCAACGATTTGTTTAGTTTTAATTTTAAGAGCGATGAATAACCAAAAACTGCTGCCGGTAAGGGCTTTGGCGGGATTTCAGGTGGTCATGATTCTGGTTGCGGCTACTTATCAGCATAACCCGAATATTATTTTGTTTGGAAACGGAGAACACCTTTCCTTGCTGGAACACGTGGCAGCCCCGAAAACAATTTCCGCTTTGGGTTGGGCTCTGATGCTAGGTTCTGTATTTATTTTACCGTTCTTGTTTTACCTGATGATTTCGTTCAGTAAACAGAGGAAAAGTAATTAA